The window GCTTTTCTATGAACGCCTGAAACAGGAATTGACTTCTGCGGAAAAGAACACTACAAAATTGGCCCTGGTTTTTATTGATCTAAATAAATTCAAACCGGTTAACGATCAGTACGGACATGATATCGGGGATCTTCTTCTTCAGGAGGTGGCCAGACGCCTGCTTTCCTCTGTCCAGGAGACAGATCTGGTTGCCCGAATGGGCGGAGATGAGTTTGTTCTTTTACTCCCCGACGTACAAGGAACAGACGAGGTAATGCAGGTAATCAGGAAGCTCAATACGGCTTTGGAAGATCCTTGCCAGCTGTCCCTCACCCTGGTACTGACGATCTCCGCTGCGATGGGTACAGCGATCTACCCGGACGACGGGACCTCAGAGGATGAGCTCTTGAATGCGGCTGATAGGAGGATGTACAGCAATAAGAGGGAGGGATAATTCTGACTTTAAAAATTGCGGGTAACCGGGGAAGAACTTTTTTCCTGAAGTCTTCCTTTATCCATAACCCAATGACGCCATTGATGGTCTTCATGCAACTTCTGCTGAATATTACGTTCTGCCTGCCATAAAGCATGATAGCGTGATTGTGGGTCTTCTACGAGATCTTTAGGGTGACCATCTTCTACAATCTTACCCTGTTCCATGACTAAAACTCTGTTAAACCCCAAAGCTTCATCAATATCATGCGAGACAAAAAACAAAGTAGCATTCTGCCAATATTGACGACAACGCTGTAAAAATTCTCTTCGTTTTTTTCGGTCCAAGCCTCGGAATGGCTCATCCAGAATAACCAAGCGAACGTTGTTACGCAGCAAGGCCCTTCCTAAACGCACTCGTTGTCCTTGGCCACCAGAGAGCAACCCTCCATTCTCGCCAAGACGTGTCGTCAAATCGTTCGCAAGTCTATCGGTTACGTCTGCGAGATCAACCAAATGCATCAACTCACCCAGAGAACACCCCATCTCACCATAGGTACCATACTGTAAATTTTCTTCCAGGGAACGATTCCACAGCTGAACTCCCGGATCAACCCATGCTGTTTCTTTACGGAGGCGAGACAAGCGATCTCCATGTAGCAGTTCATTGTTGACAGACACATAACCAGATGCAGGTTGATGCCAGCCAAGCAGCAGGCCGACAAAACTTGATTTTCCTGCACCAGACGGGCCAACCACTGCAACATGATCTCCACTGTTAACCTTGAGATTAATATCTCTCAGCAATACGTGCCCACCTCCATGAACCTCAACATCATTCATCAAGAGAGATACTCCCACTGGTGTCTCCCCAGACGATGGTACTTTTATATTTTCTGCATCATTGGTATCACAGGAAGAAGTACTGCCTTTTGTTTGCAGTTCCTCGTGATACCAAAGTTCTGCTTCCTCACTGCTGTCACGCATCTCTAAAAGACGAAGTATACGATTATGATGCATAGAATACTGCTGAAAAGTGCCTGCTAAAGCCTGTCCCAATACAGGGAGTTTCATAACCCAATAAAGCAGCAGCAAGACTCCACCTGCTTCCCCGCCTCCTTTAAGATAGCTAAACAGTATCCAAACAGCTGAAAATGTCCCAACCAAGCTCTGCATACCAACAGCAGCAAGACTGGTCAGATGAAAACTCATACCAGCCTGTGACCATTTCACCAGCATACTCTCATGTTCAACAGATATTGATCGTTCTCCCCTATGGGTACGGATAGGGACTAATCCAAGTAATGCATCAAGATAGAAACGGCTGAGTGCACCGACATGGCTACGAAAACGCAGATCCTGCTCTTTCAGCCAAGACTGGGTAAATAATGACACACCAATTATGAACAATGAGGCTGATACAGCTATAGCAGCCTCCGATGGATTCAACCAAATAATCCCGGCAGTGATTAAAATAATTTCAAAAATACTTTTGAATGCCGTAACGGCCAAGTCAGGTACTCCCCGTAACCCCCTAAGATCATAAACACGCTGGGCCATATCTGAAGTCAAGCGGCTGTAAAAATAACGATCTCCAAGCCGAGGTATCTTCTGTAAGATGGACACCCGAAAGCGAATTTCGAGCCATTGGCCTATACGGAGTGCCGTCGCTGCACCTGAGAGTTCCAACATCAGCATAGCGGAAAAAAAAGCAATAAGTGCGCCCAAAAACTCTGTTCGATAATAGGTCAATTCTGAAAAGTTCGTAATTTCAAACACACCTTTAAGCAACAGAATTTCAAGAGCTGCCCCAATGGAACTCAGTACAACAGTGAGAGCAAGTACGATTGGGAAAAAACGACTTTTCTCTAATATCGTTCCGAGAATTTCTCTCCCCGCCTTACGCTCTTTTTCCTGAAATTTTGCTGAAACTTCAGAAGAAATAAACGAGTTGCTTTGTTCGGCATCTTCACCTTCCCTCTCAGCATGGTCTGCTTCCTGCGTTGCCTTCTTTCCACAGACTGAAATCAGGACAGCGCCATATAAAAACACTCCCTCTTGGTTTTTTCGAACACACCAGTATTTTTCCGGGACAACAGTATACATATCATCCTCGGAACAGCTGGCAACACTCTCTGCAAACTCCCGCAATACCTTTCCTGCCTCTGTCCCTGCCAGAATGCCCTTTGTACGTACTAAAGTGTCAGTCAGGCGTACTGATGCATCTAATGAAGCAACATCCTGCCAGGTTTCAGACTCCAAAGCCTGAACAACTAATTCTTCAATAAGTTGAGATGGTATATCTAAAAGATTCAAACGAGCCTGCAATGCGGCGATAAAAGTATCTTCACTCACCCAGGCCCTGGCAAAGTCTTCTGTTACTGGAAATGAATGAATATACAGGCTATTCAAGAGACGTTTGCGGGTCCACCAAGTCCGACCGGTGGAAGGATCCATAACCTGAACAAAATTCTTATGAAGCCGCCAGAGTACAACAAAATGAGTTAAGCCCCCTGGTTGCCGAATGACAACAAGGGCTGGTAATGCGCTGGCTTCAGAGAGCAACAGGTGATCTTCCGGTACCATAATCTGGACGGCATCAAGCCCCAGAGCAACGGAAATTTCTTCAAGCGTATCAATGGAAGTACCATCGACATCGGTCATACAGGCTTCACGAAGACGCCCATAATGAACAGGGATATCAAAACCAGCTAATAACGACTTTAAAGAAGCCGGACCACAATCCATAGAAGAGGTCTGGACAACTTCAGGAATCAGGAAACGTCTTTTGGGAAATGTTCCTCGAAACATCATGGTGTTGTTTTTTGAGAGAAAAAAGCAACAGGAAGGTTCTTCTCTTTTAGTACACCTGAGAGTCGTGCCAAAAATTTTATAGGGGGGGCCTGTCCGACAACAATACAGACCTTTCCCTCTCGTTGCTCGACAAAAGGGTCTGGTTTATTAGCAGGGGATTCTGCCAGCAAAACAACCTCCTCACTTCCAGAAGGTGTGGGCATAACATGAAAGACTTTGAGCGGAATAGCTCTGGCCTGTTTGTTATGAGTGGCCTTTGGGAAAAAATACCCTTGCTGATGGCGTGCAATATGTGCAGCTGATTTTTCTGGAAAAACAGCAAAAATTTTTCTATGCCTCACGGATTGCGTACGCATTTCTCCCCACCCTGTGCCGGGAAAGGTTTTTCTGACTACCTCGTTTTCCGAAACACGAAATTGATCGGCTGTTTCGTACACAGGAATCGAAGCTGTACAGAACCAGTACCCCCATAACACAGAAAAAGGCACCGCAATCAGCATTCCAATCATGAATAATCGAATAATATCATAGCGACGGGATTCAAGAGTTTGTGAAAAAGCGATAGGCATAGCAGTATCTTACAAGAGCAACAAGAGAGAAGAAAAGAAAAGTCGCTTTTCAAAAAGGGGAGGATATGAATTATAATAAACCATGAGGGATGGTAATCTTAACCACATAAGGCTCTACAGGTTTCTTTGCCTCTGTTTCTGCCTCTGCACCGGCTTTTACATTCGTCCGAACCGCTACCCTTCCACAACAATCACTTTTCCCATTATTTTTATTACAAAGAGAAAATACTTTTTTCTGTGTTTCCATGAGATTTATCTCCAATA is drawn from Candidatus Electrothrix aestuarii and contains these coding sequences:
- a CDS encoding ATP-binding cassette domain-containing protein, with translation MMFRGTFPKRRFLIPEVVQTSSMDCGPASLKSLLAGFDIPVHYGRLREACMTDVDGTSIDTLEEISVALGLDAVQIMVPEDHLLLSEASALPALVVIRQPGGLTHFVVLWRLHKNFVQVMDPSTGRTWWTRKRLLNSLYIHSFPVTEDFARAWVSEDTFIAALQARLNLLDIPSQLIEELVVQALESETWQDVASLDASVRLTDTLVRTKGILAGTEAGKVLREFAESVASCSEDDMYTVVPEKYWCVRKNQEGVFLYGAVLISVCGKKATQEADHAEREGEDAEQSNSFISSEVSAKFQEKERKAGREILGTILEKSRFFPIVLALTVVLSSIGAALEILLLKGVFEITNFSELTYYRTEFLGALIAFFSAMLMLELSGAATALRIGQWLEIRFRVSILQKIPRLGDRYFYSRLTSDMAQRVYDLRGLRGVPDLAVTAFKSIFEIILITAGIIWLNPSEAAIAVSASLFIIGVSLFTQSWLKEQDLRFRSHVGALSRFYLDALLGLVPIRTHRGERSISVEHESMLVKWSQAGMSFHLTSLAAVGMQSLVGTFSAVWILFSYLKGGGEAGGVLLLLYWVMKLPVLGQALAGTFQQYSMHHNRILRLLEMRDSSEEAELWYHEELQTKGSTSSCDTNDAENIKVPSSGETPVGVSLLMNDVEVHGGGHVLLRDINLKVNSGDHVAVVGPSGAGKSSFVGLLLGWHQPASGYVSVNNELLHGDRLSRLRKETAWVDPGVQLWNRSLEENLQYGTYGEMGCSLGELMHLVDLADVTDRLANDLTTRLGENGGLLSGGQGQRVRLGRALLRNNVRLVILDEPFRGLDRKKRREFLQRCRQYWQNATLFFVSHDIDEALGFNRVLVMEQGKIVEDGHPKDLVEDPQSRYHALWQAERNIQQKLHEDHQWRHWVMDKGRLQEKSSSPVTRNF